A single window of uncultured Pseudodesulfovibrio sp. DNA harbors:
- a CDS encoding histone deacetylase produces MLKSNNRLGIIFFPAFDWAISPTHPERQERLLYTQDQLREEGIFDIEGVGEYKPDVAAIEDVERVHFCFPEVSSVATRSHLISAGGAMKAADLVMEGERDCAFAMVRPPGHHAMKVVHGSRGFCTINIEAVMIEHIREKYGRKKVAIIDTDCHHGDGTQDVYWHDPDTLFISIHQDGRTLYPGSGFPQELGGPNAMGRTLNIPLPPNTSDEGFLMAMERIVMPILDDFKPDLIINSAGQDNHFSDPITNMNFSAKGYATLNEMLKPDIAVLEGGYSIQGALPYINLGICLAMAGVDYSHVKEPNYNAEMIAQDAQTTAYIEELCKQLPELYFNPPPFDAKGDGKQGVVSGDTFIRPKQIYYDTDGINEVQQETVTVCDSCRGLYKVETRADSGPLCLGVEIPIDACPTCRSKGYQIVEEAQLKGTYRYIQMINRLDKEYLRYGF; encoded by the coding sequence ATGCTTAAGTCAAATAACCGCCTCGGTATCATCTTTTTCCCGGCTTTTGATTGGGCCATCTCCCCGACCCACCCTGAACGACAGGAACGGCTACTCTACACGCAAGACCAACTGCGCGAAGAAGGCATCTTCGACATTGAAGGTGTAGGCGAATACAAGCCCGATGTCGCGGCCATCGAGGACGTTGAACGCGTTCATTTCTGCTTCCCGGAAGTCTCAAGCGTGGCGACCCGATCGCACCTCATTTCAGCAGGCGGAGCCATGAAAGCCGCTGATCTGGTCATGGAAGGCGAGCGGGATTGCGCTTTCGCCATGGTCCGGCCTCCAGGCCACCACGCCATGAAAGTTGTGCATGGTTCTCGAGGGTTCTGCACCATCAATATTGAAGCGGTGATGATCGAGCACATCCGTGAAAAATACGGGCGGAAGAAAGTCGCTATTATCGACACGGACTGCCATCACGGTGACGGGACACAGGACGTTTACTGGCATGACCCGGATACGTTATTCATTTCCATTCATCAGGACGGCCGAACCCTGTACCCTGGTTCCGGCTTTCCGCAGGAACTTGGCGGTCCCAACGCCATGGGCAGAACGCTCAACATTCCACTGCCGCCCAACACCTCAGATGAGGGATTCCTTATGGCAATGGAGCGGATTGTCATGCCCATCCTCGACGATTTTAAGCCGGACCTGATCATCAACTCCGCAGGACAGGACAACCATTTTTCGGACCCGATCACCAATATGAACTTCTCAGCCAAAGGGTATGCGACCCTCAATGAGATGCTCAAACCGGATATCGCGGTGCTGGAAGGCGGCTATTCCATTCAGGGTGCGTTGCCCTATATCAACCTCGGTATCTGTCTGGCCATGGCAGGAGTGGATTATTCCCACGTCAAAGAACCGAATTATAATGCTGAAATGATCGCACAGGACGCACAAACCACAGCATATATTGAAGAGCTGTGTAAACAGTTGCCCGAGCTGTATTTCAATCCCCCGCCATTTGACGCCAAGGGCGATGGCAAACAGGGAGTTGTTTCGGGTGACACCTTTATCCGGCCCAAACAGATTTATTACGACACCGATGGCATCAATGAAGTGCAGCAGGAAACAGTCACGGTTTGCGACTCGTGTCGCGGGTTGTACAAGGTCGAAACACGAGCCGATTCAGGGCCACTCTGTCTTGGCGTAGAGATACCTATTGATGCCTGCCCGACCTGTCGGAGT
- a CDS encoding hydantoinase/oxoprolinase family protein, whose amino-acid sequence MLLGIDVGGTHTDAVAMDLSQGMQVVASCKVPTRHEDLLSSVTEALETILASIGKASVSQLNLSTTLSTNAIVQGKTEDVGVIVTSGPGIDPHNFMPCKDFHVIDGSIDHRGNEVRALSNRQLSKAIDSCRDNGVRVFASVGKFSTRNPRHENFIRRMVCNCKDIDVCDHADFVTLGHQLGGALNFPRRVATAYFNCAVWRLYNDFATAVEKALADMGLSHVKVNILKADGGTMPLSQSRTMPVQSIFSGPAASVMGIIALTDIFHDSVILDIGGTTTDIAVFADGAPLIEREGISIGSHPTLVTALKVHSIGIGGDSAISIVGDDVRVGPNRLGPSVCMGGERVTLTDALNCTGIAEVGDVATSKKAMATYADRHSIPADTLAEKAVAYAADAIHSATRGLIDEINSKPVYTIHELLDAKKVVPKKVYLMGGPAKAMKMEMFQRFQLSTEVPENYDVANAIGAALTRTTWELELFADTQRHVMFIPTLSYRENVPTSYDQSDAEKDAVNQLTMQLDSMGVFLQSEDAQITHTSSFNMVEGYDQVGKNIRVKCQVRPGVVKTFAGRK is encoded by the coding sequence ATGCTGTTAGGAATCGACGTCGGCGGTACCCATACCGATGCAGTGGCCATGGACCTGAGTCAGGGAATGCAGGTCGTTGCATCCTGCAAGGTTCCCACCCGTCACGAGGACCTACTGTCCTCGGTTACAGAGGCTTTGGAAACAATACTCGCGAGTATCGGCAAGGCATCGGTATCGCAACTCAACCTGTCCACGACACTGTCCACCAATGCCATTGTTCAAGGCAAGACAGAAGACGTTGGCGTCATTGTCACGTCCGGGCCGGGTATCGACCCACACAATTTCATGCCATGCAAGGATTTCCACGTCATTGACGGCTCCATTGATCATCGCGGCAACGAAGTGCGCGCCCTGTCCAATCGTCAGCTGTCAAAGGCCATTGATTCATGCCGCGACAACGGCGTTCGAGTTTTTGCATCAGTGGGAAAATTTTCCACCCGCAACCCGCGCCATGAAAATTTCATTCGCCGCATGGTCTGTAATTGCAAAGATATAGACGTCTGCGACCATGCCGACTTTGTCACCCTCGGGCACCAGCTCGGCGGGGCACTCAATTTTCCACGCCGAGTTGCCACGGCTTATTTCAACTGTGCGGTCTGGCGTCTGTACAATGACTTTGCCACTGCCGTGGAAAAAGCATTGGCCGACATGGGACTGAGTCACGTCAAAGTCAACATCCTCAAAGCGGACGGCGGAACCATGCCGTTGAGCCAATCACGCACTATGCCCGTGCAGTCAATTTTCTCCGGCCCTGCCGCTTCGGTTATGGGCATCATCGCCTTGACGGACATCTTCCACGATTCAGTGATTCTCGACATCGGAGGCACCACCACGGACATCGCGGTTTTTGCAGACGGAGCACCACTCATCGAGCGCGAAGGGATTTCCATCGGTTCCCACCCCACTCTTGTCACGGCCCTCAAAGTCCACTCCATCGGTATCGGCGGAGACTCTGCCATCTCCATCGTCGGGGATGACGTCCGAGTAGGACCAAACAGGCTTGGGCCATCAGTCTGCATGGGCGGAGAACGGGTCACGCTGACCGATGCCCTCAACTGCACGGGAATTGCCGAAGTAGGCGATGTCGCAACATCAAAAAAGGCCATGGCAACATATGCGGATCGCCATTCCATCCCAGCTGACACTCTGGCTGAAAAAGCCGTGGCGTATGCAGCAGATGCCATTCACTCGGCCACACGAGGGCTGATCGACGAGATCAATTCCAAACCGGTCTACACCATCCACGAACTCCTCGACGCAAAGAAGGTCGTGCCCAAAAAGGTCTACCTCATGGGCGGTCCGGCAAAAGCCATGAAAATGGAAATGTTTCAACGATTCCAGCTTTCCACCGAAGTGCCGGAAAACTATGATGTCGCCAATGCCATTGGCGCAGCCCTGACCCGCACGACATGGGAGTTGGAACTTTTCGCCGACACCCAGCGGCATGTGATGTTCATACCGACCCTGTCATACCGCGAGAACGTCCCCACCAGTTACGACCAATCGGATGCAGAAAAAGACGCGGTCAATCAATTGACCATGCAACTCGACTCCATGGGTGTTTTTCTCCAGTCGGAAGATGCGCAAATCACTCACACCTCCAGTTTCAACATGGTTGAAGGGTACGATCAGGTTGGTAAAAATATCCGCGTGAAGTGTCAGGTCAGGCCAGGCGTGGTCAAGACCTTCGCGGGGAGGAAATAA
- a CDS encoding NmrA family NAD(P)-binding protein translates to MSKIFIAGGAGLLGTALIESLDGKAEVVAGVHSPEKGEAVTQEGVEARVFDFKDVDSITQVMAGCDRMFLSIPLQEKLTRYGHLAVEAAKKAGIEYIVRSSGYGSSSDAHWRLGREHGMVDQFVEDSKITYTVLRPNSFMQNFAGPYAEMIKAGVIALPEEDAAVSYIDVKDIADCAARLLLDNAGFENSFYALTGPEGLTLSQVAEKIAAASGREVTYTPAAEEAFIAALQGKGLPQWNIDMLVSLTRVVKLGMAGNVTKAVEYLTGAPARTFDDFVAENASVWK, encoded by the coding sequence ATGAGCAAGATTTTCATCGCAGGTGGCGCCGGACTCCTTGGAACAGCTTTGATTGAATCCCTTGATGGAAAGGCCGAAGTGGTCGCAGGCGTGCATTCCCCGGAAAAGGGTGAGGCCGTGACACAAGAAGGTGTTGAAGCCCGTGTTTTCGACTTCAAGGATGTTGATTCCATCACTCAGGTCATGGCTGGTTGTGACCGAATGTTTTTGTCCATTCCCTTGCAGGAAAAGTTGACTCGGTATGGCCATTTGGCTGTGGAAGCCGCCAAGAAGGCCGGGATTGAATATATTGTCCGTTCGTCCGGGTATGGCTCCTCTTCGGACGCTCACTGGCGACTTGGTCGTGAGCATGGCATGGTTGATCAGTTCGTGGAAGATTCAAAAATCACCTATACGGTGCTTCGTCCTAACTCCTTCATGCAGAATTTTGCTGGTCCCTATGCCGAAATGATCAAGGCGGGTGTCATCGCCCTGCCGGAAGAAGATGCCGCCGTCAGCTACATTGATGTGAAGGACATTGCGGACTGTGCCGCTCGATTGTTGCTGGACAACGCCGGTTTCGAGAATAGCTTTTATGCGTTGACCGGGCCTGAAGGATTGACCTTGTCTCAGGTTGCGGAAAAGATTGCAGCGGCCAGCGGGCGCGAAGTGACCTATACTCCGGCTGCCGAAGAGGCTTTTATTGCCGCCCTGCAGGGTAAAGGTCTTCCCCAGTGGAATATCGACATGCTGGTCAGCCTGACCCGTGTGGTCAAACTCGGTATGGCTGGCAATGTGACCAAGGCCGTGGAATATCTGACCGGGGCACCTGCACGGACCTTCGACGATTTCGTTGCCGAGAACGCGTCAGTCTGGAAGTAA
- a CDS encoding HD-GYP domain-containing protein codes for MAPLKGQEELLRIIRKISAGNYSDEILNLTGPECAPEIQELAEAVGLMMVKIEAREDRLEQLLAKIRRDTVNTVTAVVHALGARDSYSEGHGERVGVYARRLAQRVGLPNDEVERIRIAGTLHDIGKIGFSDQIFTSGNTPLSQDMIEEIHKHPEWGRDILQNLDFLGPALEYVYAHHEHVDGKGYPRGLKGDAIPLGARIITVVDYFDAMITDRSYQKGKPLDEVIEILRSLAGSTLDSDLVEAFIVEIEANGLAGGR; via the coding sequence ATGGCGCCGCTTAAGGGGCAGGAAGAACTGCTGCGGATTATCCGCAAGATTTCCGCCGGGAACTACAGCGACGAAATACTGAATTTGACCGGCCCTGAATGTGCGCCGGAAATTCAGGAATTAGCCGAGGCTGTGGGGCTGATGATGGTCAAGATCGAGGCCAGAGAAGACCGGTTGGAGCAGCTTCTTGCCAAGATTCGACGCGATACGGTGAATACTGTGACTGCGGTTGTTCACGCTCTTGGTGCGCGGGATTCTTATTCCGAAGGACATGGTGAGAGGGTGGGCGTCTATGCCAGACGTCTTGCCCAACGCGTCGGACTGCCCAATGATGAAGTCGAGCGTATTCGCATTGCCGGAACGCTCCATGACATCGGGAAAATCGGTTTCAGCGATCAAATCTTTACGAGCGGCAATACTCCCTTGTCTCAAGACATGATTGAGGAAATTCATAAACACCCGGAGTGGGGGCGGGATATCCTTCAGAATCTCGACTTTCTCGGTCCTGCATTGGAGTATGTTTATGCCCACCATGAACATGTGGACGGCAAGGGGTATCCGCGAGGACTCAAGGGGGACGCTATTCCGCTTGGCGCACGTATTATTACGGTGGTGGATTATTTTGACGCCATGATCACTGATCGTTCCTATCAGAAGGGCAAACCTCTGGACGAAGTGATCGAAATTCTTCGTAGTCTGGCCGGTTCGACCCTTGATTCCGATCTGGTGGAGGCGTTCATTGTCGAGATCGAGGCCAATGGATTGGCTGGTGGACGTTGA
- a CDS encoding GrpB family protein — protein sequence METLEEKIERVLKDRIELVPYDSVWPSLFEMEKEHLFACLPIGLVVRIEHFGSTSIPGMTAKPVVDMLVEVTSLEEAKQRIAPVLEAQGYDYFWRPQSEGQTPPHYAWFIKRDKKGQRTHHIHMTVADSTLWRGLCFRDYLVAHPETAVEYEQLKQKLASTYHGDRVAYTEGKTEFVRKVSNAVLSNPS from the coding sequence ATGGAAACCCTTGAAGAGAAAATCGAGCGGGTGTTGAAGGACCGTATCGAATTGGTTCCATATGATTCGGTATGGCCCTCTCTGTTTGAAATGGAAAAAGAGCATTTATTTGCCTGTTTACCGATAGGTTTGGTGGTTCGGATTGAGCACTTCGGAAGCACTTCCATACCGGGCATGACTGCAAAGCCGGTCGTCGACATGTTGGTGGAAGTGACCAGCCTGGAGGAAGCCAAGCAGCGAATTGCGCCGGTTCTGGAAGCGCAGGGGTACGATTATTTCTGGCGTCCACAAAGTGAGGGCCAGACTCCCCCGCATTATGCGTGGTTCATCAAGCGGGACAAGAAAGGACAGCGGACCCACCATATTCATATGACCGTTGCCGATTCTACTTTGTGGCGAGGACTGTGTTTTCGGGACTATCTCGTTGCCCATCCTGAGACAGCGGTAGAATATGAGCAGCTTAAGCAAAAACTTGCGAGCACGTATCATGGAGACCGCGTGGCCTATACCGAAGGCAAGACCGAATTTGTTCGCAAGGTCTCGAATGCTGTTTTATCAAATCCCTCCTGA
- a CDS encoding cupin domain-containing protein, with protein sequence MSNIFTALNSGRIAGLNTEIDAGSLKWNPHPTFIGVAMKHLMTGKDTGGQFSMHLVRLEPGAEIGDHVHEKNWELHEVADGSGVCLLDGRRVEYAPGVAAVMPESVPHSVQAGEAGLCLLAKFVPALME encoded by the coding sequence ATGAGCAATATCTTTACAGCATTGAATTCCGGTCGGATCGCAGGTCTTAACACCGAGATTGATGCCGGATCACTTAAATGGAATCCTCATCCGACTTTTATTGGGGTAGCAATGAAGCATCTGATGACCGGCAAAGACACGGGCGGTCAGTTCAGTATGCATCTGGTGCGTCTTGAGCCCGGTGCGGAAATAGGCGATCATGTTCACGAAAAGAACTGGGAACTGCACGAAGTTGCTGATGGGAGCGGGGTGTGCCTGCTTGATGGCCGACGTGTAGAATATGCCCCCGGTGTAGCTGCGGTTATGCCGGAAAGCGTACCCCATAGTGTGCAGGCCGGTGAAGCAGGGTTGTGTCTATTAGCCAAGTTTGTGCCGGCTCTGATGGAATAA
- a CDS encoding AraC family transcriptional regulator, translated as MSTTTFVEIPGLDGVNVVRHAGPSPTGARHMHQSLCVGAVLSGDRPLKVEDIWYTVLAGQVMIIPPDIPHACPNGGECEYCMVSIPLFCLEAVGFDLASLRGIKPVSDDPACFGAVIGLAEMVGESASQLERQGAFMRMLELLCFSDCGERFHMPEPDRIARVRHELEERCVEDIPLKILARLAGCSPCRLNRDFASVVGMPPHEYQAMQRVRIVKTCIREGRSLVDSAVEAGFSDQSHMTRCFKKIMGMTPGKFAQGLSSTRLD; from the coding sequence GTGAGTACGACTACATTTGTCGAAATACCAGGATTGGATGGGGTCAACGTGGTTCGCCACGCTGGGCCTTCTCCGACCGGGGCGCGCCACATGCACCAATCGTTATGTGTCGGTGCGGTGTTGTCTGGCGACAGGCCGCTTAAGGTCGAAGACATTTGGTATACGGTCTTGGCTGGACAGGTTATGATAATTCCTCCGGATATTCCCCATGCCTGTCCCAATGGCGGAGAATGCGAATATTGTATGGTCAGCATCCCTCTTTTCTGTCTTGAGGCAGTGGGATTTGATTTAGCGAGTTTGCGTGGGATAAAGCCGGTCAGCGATGATCCGGCCTGTTTTGGGGCCGTTATTGGATTGGCTGAGATGGTCGGGGAATCGGCTTCGCAACTGGAACGGCAGGGCGCTTTTATGCGTATGTTGGAGCTACTTTGTTTCAGTGACTGTGGTGAAAGGTTTCATATGCCAGAGCCGGATCGAATCGCCCGAGTCAGACATGAATTGGAAGAGCGGTGTGTCGAGGATATCCCACTTAAAATTCTTGCCCGGTTGGCTGGATGTAGTCCTTGTCGATTGAATCGGGATTTTGCTTCGGTTGTGGGGATGCCTCCACACGAATATCAGGCCATGCAGCGTGTGCGTATTGTGAAAACGTGTATCCGAGAAGGCAGAAGTTTGGTCGATAGTGCCGTTGAAGCCGGATTTTCTGATCAGAGTCATATGACCCGTTGTTTTAAAAAGATCATGGGCATGACACCGGGGAAGTTTGCACAAGGTTTGTCATCCACCCGTTTGGATTGA
- a CDS encoding zinc dependent phospholipase C family protein: MSTPIKKCIFAIIAFVVTALIPDMAYAWGPGVHLALGNSVLADMGCLPPLVAALLDRHRNAFLYGCLSADIFIGKGTNFRPGHSHNWVTGFKLLNSAKDARVLAYGYGYLTHLAADVVAHNYYVPNALMDMNSGSKLSHVYVEAQADRSFRREQETALSLFRRPNRDSDDTLLSAMDKRRFPFVVKKQILKGSLTVTGRKTWGTSLRLADRILPGPRVNLHLDEMFTLSQNIIFDFLTDPKASPAVSFDPIGSGNLRRVRDIRIKRQAGALIPTIKFHPHESLTDIARPVICSAPSLGATVAG, encoded by the coding sequence GTGAGCACACCAATAAAGAAATGCATTTTTGCTATAATAGCTTTTGTCGTAACCGCCCTGATTCCTGACATGGCATATGCATGGGGTCCCGGCGTACACCTTGCGTTGGGTAATTCCGTGCTGGCCGATATGGGGTGCCTGCCGCCTTTGGTGGCCGCCTTGCTAGATCGGCATCGGAATGCTTTTTTGTATGGTTGTTTGTCCGCTGATATTTTTATTGGCAAGGGGACAAATTTTCGCCCCGGTCACAGTCATAACTGGGTTACGGGATTCAAACTTCTCAATTCGGCCAAAGATGCCCGAGTGCTTGCCTACGGCTATGGTTACCTGACACATCTGGCTGCTGACGTTGTCGCCCATAATTATTATGTCCCCAACGCGCTCATGGATATGAATTCCGGCTCAAAATTGTCTCACGTCTATGTTGAGGCGCAGGCTGACCGGAGTTTTAGACGTGAACAGGAGACAGCTTTATCCCTGTTCCGTAGGCCTAATCGTGATTCAGACGATACGTTGCTTTCGGCCATGGACAAACGGCGGTTCCCGTTTGTGGTTAAAAAACAGATTCTCAAGGGCAGTCTGACCGTGACTGGTCGTAAAACATGGGGCACCTCTTTGAGGCTGGCTGACAGAATATTGCCCGGACCTCGCGTCAACCTTCATTTGGATGAAATGTTCACTTTGTCTCAAAATATTATTTTTGATTTTTTGACGGATCCCAAAGCTTCACCTGCCGTCTCATTTGATCCTATAGGGAGCGGGAATTTGCGTCGGGTTCGTGATATTCGCATAAAACGGCAGGCTGGCGCTCTGATTCCTACTATCAAATTTCACCCGCATGAAAGCCTGACGGATATCGCTCGTCCCGTTATTTGTTCTGCCCCTTCTCTCGGGGCAACTGTCGCTGGCTGA
- a CDS encoding PAS domain S-box protein produces MLKRFIYLIPLLAGLAVAAIVAFGYVADRDNHIEKNRAEVLHVLADVATRLEGALDAKQHLITALRSSVQANPEIQQELFQTLAKGLLIHVGSVRSVWLAKDNVVSHVYPATGAEQAVGRSLLRSGPVLARGLAVRAQETGTVQMIVPSQDSKEVTDIMFFAPVSVILPDGSSSYWGQVVICLDIRAFYSKAGFSDAHPGILLGLRKPENPPSKEVMLAGVPMVFDMAPLVHNIPVPTGAWELAAVPRGGWTSSPYKTYILVGGTICILLVPISFWAVLAMIMGRLADREKYRNLVQNAKSIILRIDMSGEIVFCNEYAEQFYGYKRGELIGKPLIGTLIPKKDMEGQSMKRYLGRLLKNPSAHPFNEIMNVRKNGEIVWVAWANDSVLTRDKTMVGLLCVGTDITDRKLMEEALRQREKQYRLLAENVTDVIWGLDADLRFTYISPSDEVVRGYKRYDVLGRFLDDFLTPSSRTRFRGTLLFLEEQNKNPAQPPSTTESLEFLCADGSTVWLECHLGILLNEEGEKLGVQGVGRDITDRKLAEALREDVERIARHDLKTPLGAVISLPGEVRRLGGLNTDQDAMLETIEDAGETMLQLINRSLDLYKMERGTYVLAKSEVDLLRMVERIKAEAMPQIRSKGISVGIEVRSGQHADSFFATVDEELFRSMLSNLIINALQASPESGSVSIVLEKNGVLTLAIRNQGEVAHHLRDTFFDKYSTANTPGGSGLGTYSARLIARTHGGDIIVETDVPGQTCVVVTLPV; encoded by the coding sequence ATGCTTAAACGATTTATTTATTTGATTCCCTTGCTTGCTGGATTGGCCGTGGCTGCGATCGTGGCTTTTGGGTATGTGGCTGATCGGGATAATCACATTGAAAAAAATCGGGCAGAAGTTCTCCATGTCCTCGCCGACGTAGCTACCAGGCTTGAAGGGGCTCTTGACGCCAAACAGCATTTGATTACGGCATTGCGTTCATCGGTTCAGGCGAATCCGGAAATACAGCAGGAATTGTTTCAGACCCTGGCCAAAGGGTTACTTATTCACGTTGGGAGCGTTCGTTCGGTGTGGCTCGCCAAAGACAATGTGGTGAGTCATGTTTACCCTGCCACCGGGGCTGAACAAGCCGTGGGACGTTCATTGCTCAGAAGTGGGCCGGTGTTGGCACGAGGCTTGGCCGTGCGAGCTCAGGAGACCGGGACTGTCCAGATGATTGTTCCGAGTCAGGACAGCAAGGAAGTCACTGACATTATGTTTTTTGCTCCGGTGTCAGTCATTTTGCCGGATGGAAGTAGCTCCTATTGGGGGCAGGTTGTCATCTGTCTCGATATTCGGGCTTTTTATAGCAAAGCCGGTTTTTCCGATGCCCATCCGGGTATTCTGCTTGGATTGAGGAAGCCTGAGAACCCGCCGTCTAAAGAAGTGATGTTGGCTGGTGTGCCCATGGTTTTCGATATGGCCCCTCTCGTGCACAATATTCCGGTTCCCACGGGGGCATGGGAATTAGCTGCGGTGCCTCGGGGAGGGTGGACCTCGTCACCGTACAAAACATATATTCTCGTCGGTGGAACTATTTGTATCCTGTTGGTTCCGATTTCTTTTTGGGCTGTTCTGGCCATGATTATGGGGCGGCTCGCTGATCGGGAGAAATATCGAAATCTGGTCCAAAATGCGAAATCTATTATTTTACGTATCGATATGTCTGGTGAGATCGTTTTTTGTAACGAGTACGCCGAGCAGTTTTATGGGTACAAACGCGGGGAGCTTATCGGTAAGCCGCTGATTGGCACCCTGATTCCCAAAAAGGACATGGAAGGGCAGTCCATGAAACGGTATCTTGGCCGGCTGCTCAAGAATCCGTCCGCTCATCCCTTCAATGAGATAATGAATGTTCGTAAGAACGGCGAAATCGTGTGGGTCGCTTGGGCCAATGATTCGGTGTTGACCCGCGATAAGACCATGGTCGGCCTCCTGTGTGTGGGGACAGACATCACTGACCGTAAGCTTATGGAAGAAGCCCTCAGGCAACGGGAAAAGCAGTATCGCCTTCTGGCCGAGAACGTGACAGATGTTATTTGGGGTTTAGATGCAGACTTGCGTTTTACCTACATCAGTCCGTCAGATGAAGTTGTACGTGGATATAAAAGGTATGATGTACTGGGGCGTTTTCTTGACGATTTTCTGACCCCATCATCCCGGACACGTTTTAGGGGAACTCTCCTCTTTTTGGAAGAACAGAATAAGAACCCTGCTCAACCTCCGTCTACTACCGAAAGTTTGGAATTCTTGTGTGCTGACGGTTCTACCGTTTGGTTGGAGTGTCATTTGGGCATTTTGCTGAATGAGGAAGGAGAGAAGTTGGGCGTGCAGGGTGTTGGGCGTGATATTACTGACCGCAAGCTGGCTGAAGCTCTGCGTGAGGATGTTGAACGCATAGCGCGACACGATCTCAAAACCCCGTTGGGTGCGGTCATCAGTCTTCCCGGTGAGGTCCGTCGTTTGGGTGGCTTGAACACAGATCAGGATGCCATGCTGGAGACGATTGAGGATGCAGGGGAGACCATGCTTCAACTCATTAACCGTTCTCTTGATTTGTATAAAATGGAGCGCGGGACGTATGTTCTTGCCAAGTCTGAAGTGGATTTGTTGCGGATGGTGGAGCGTATTAAGGCCGAGGCCATGCCACAGATCCGGAGCAAGGGAATCAGTGTGGGTATTGAAGTACGCTCCGGTCAACACGCTGATTCTTTTTTTGCCACAGTGGACGAGGAATTGTTTCGTTCCATGCTTTCGAATCTGATTATTAACGCATTACAAGCTTCACCAGAGTCTGGTTCTGTTTCCATAGTTTTGGAGAAGAATGGAGTTTTGACGCTTGCCATCCGTAATCAAGGAGAAGTGGCTCACCATCTCCGCGATACTTTTTTTGATAAATATTCAACCGCGAATACGCCCGGTGGATCCGGGCTTGGGACGTATTCAGCCCGCCTTATTGCGCGGACACATGGCGGCGATATTATCGTGGAAACGGATGTCCCCGGTCAAACTTGTGTGGTTGTGACCCTGCCCGTCTGA
- a CDS encoding flavodoxin family protein, translating to MKVVAFNGSARKGGNTTEMINRVFTELEAEGIETELIELGGKKMHGCIACMKCFKNKDRKCAVKNDFVNDCIAAMDDADGIILGSPTYFATISTEMSALIDRAGMVARANDDMFARKVGASVAVARRGGAIQTFNTLNAFFFIGQMIVPGSHYWNMGFGMNKGEITQDTEGMETMDILGKNMAWLMKKLA from the coding sequence ATGAAAGTAGTCGCTTTTAATGGTTCAGCCCGCAAGGGTGGCAACACCACTGAAATGATCAATCGTGTTTTCACGGAACTCGAAGCTGAAGGTATTGAGACAGAACTCATCGAACTCGGCGGCAAAAAAATGCACGGTTGTATCGCCTGCATGAAATGCTTCAAAAACAAGGATCGCAAGTGTGCCGTAAAGAATGACTTCGTCAATGACTGTATTGCAGCCATGGACGATGCTGACGGCATTATTCTCGGCTCCCCGACCTATTTCGCCACCATCTCCACGGAAATGAGCGCGCTCATCGACCGGGCCGGAATGGTCGCCAGAGCCAATGACGACATGTTCGCCCGCAAAGTCGGCGCAAGTGTCGCGGTGGCTCGTCGCGGCGGCGCCATCCAGACCTTCAACACGTTGAATGCCTTCTTTTTCATCGGGCAAATGATTGTCCCTGGTTCCCACTATTGGAATATGGGTTTTGGCATGAACAAAGGTGAAATCACACAAGATACTGAAGGCATGGAAACCATGGACATCCTCGGTAAGAACATGGCGTGGCTCATGAAAAAACTCGCATAG
- a CDS encoding nitroreductase family protein: MDIMEALLTRRSIRKFENKPVPEVMVKQILEAAMMAPSAGNAQPWRFIVVDDRKKLDGMAGIHVHMKMVTQAALGIIVCADLSKEKFPGYWVQDCSAAMQNLLLAVHGLGLGAVWTGIHPVEERLKAFKEMFNLPEHVVPLGFAPIGWPAQQLKSESRFQADRVHYNTY; encoded by the coding sequence ATGGATATCATGGAAGCCCTGCTCACCCGCAGAAGCATACGAAAATTTGAAAACAAACCGGTCCCGGAAGTAATGGTCAAACAAATTCTTGAGGCCGCCATGATGGCTCCAAGCGCTGGTAACGCCCAGCCATGGCGGTTTATTGTCGTCGATGATCGAAAAAAACTCGATGGTATGGCCGGTATTCATGTTCATATGAAAATGGTCACTCAGGCCGCTCTCGGAATCATCGTCTGTGCAGACTTGAGCAAAGAAAAATTTCCGGGATACTGGGTGCAGGATTGTTCCGCAGCCATGCAAAATCTCCTGCTTGCAGTGCATGGCCTTGGTCTCGGAGCTGTCTGGACTGGTATCCATCCCGTTGAAGAAAGACTCAAGGCTTTCAAGGAAATGTTCAATTTGCCGGAACATGTTGTTCCTCTCGGATTCGCCCCTATTGGCTGGCCTGCTCAACAACTTAAATCCGAAAGCCGTTTTCAGGCTGACCGGGTTCATTACAACACATACTAG